Proteins co-encoded in one Campylobacter ornithocola genomic window:
- a CDS encoding NYN domain-containing protein has protein sequence MENKSVAIFIDAENIPSKYAKSIFDIASDYGEIVVKRIYGDWTQKNIQNWKEQIAQYSIIAMQQFNFIANKNSSDMYLITEIMTFFYEKDIDIFVIVSSDSDYTSLIQRLKEGKKQVIGMGLKQAVKSYVNSFSEFFYLDQDESKEEVLSTKEYIKDLINITEALIEEKGRAEYAQIRTNMNRKHANFIPQNFGFKNFRALVKKFLPQMKQFKEGNEKNIYFLIEKTKA, from the coding sequence ATGGAAAATAAAAGCGTAGCAATATTTATTGATGCAGAAAATATTCCTTCAAAATATGCAAAATCTATTTTTGATATTGCTTCTGATTACGGAGAAATCGTTGTAAAGCGTATTTATGGAGATTGGACGCAAAAAAACATCCAAAATTGGAAAGAACAAATTGCTCAATATTCTATCATTGCTATGCAACAATTTAACTTCATAGCTAATAAAAACTCAAGTGATATGTACTTAATCACTGAGATTATGACTTTTTTTTATGAAAAAGATATTGATATTTTTGTCATTGTTTCAAGCGATAGTGATTATACTAGTTTAATTCAAAGACTTAAAGAAGGTAAAAAACAAGTTATAGGTATGGGTTTAAAACAAGCTGTAAAATCTTATGTAAATTCATTTAGTGAATTTTTTTACTTAGATCAAGATGAGTCTAAAGAAGAGGTGTTGAGCACTAAAGAATATATCAAAGATTTGATTAATATCACAGAAGCTTTGATAGAAGAAAAAGGTCGTGCTGAATATGCTCAAATTCGTACTAATATGAATAGAAAACACGCAAATTTTATCCCGCAAAATTTTGGTTTTAAAAATTTTAGAGCTTTGGTAAAAAAGTTTTTACCACAAATGAAACAATTTAAAGAAGGCAATGAAAAAAATATTTATTTTCTTATTGAAAAAACAAAGGCCTAA
- a CDS encoding YifB family Mg chelatase-like AAA ATPase translates to MKKLKCASFSTELDIIDVESTFTRGLPGFSIVGLANSTIKESTERVKATLLSQNFSFPAQKITINLSPSDIPKNGSHFDLAIAILILFQKENLDDFFVFGELGLDGSIKSTASLFSILLFLSAKIQNAKVVVPKAIAQKASMIPNLTIYSLENLTEAMDFFKEKNYENYHINNAHPLFENAIELNSQKYIKNIIYPYDFKEVKGQENAKFACIIAALGMHNILFEGSPGSGKSMCAKRLPFIMPPQSLKEILAQNAYKSLNSLDDDFSASRVFRSPHHTSTRASIFGGGAKSAKIGELALANGGVLFFDEFPHFSKQIIESLREPLEDFKILISRVNTKVIYETKFLFACAQNPCPCGNLFSKSLACRCQEMEIKKYKNKISSPILDRIDLYVAMDEISHEDKTSLTSKQMSEMVFKGFLFQKQRKQEEFNAKLNDEQMKQYCILDSTANEILQKAISSYNLSQRGINKTIKVARTIADLEQSELILKTHILKALSFRMRTT, encoded by the coding sequence ATGAAAAAACTAAAATGTGCAAGTTTTTCTACAGAACTTGATATTATCGATGTAGAATCAACTTTCACAAGAGGTTTGCCGGGTTTTAGTATAGTAGGTCTTGCAAATTCTACTATTAAAGAAAGCACTGAAAGAGTTAAGGCAACTTTACTAAGTCAAAATTTTAGCTTTCCAGCACAAAAAATCACTATCAATTTAAGCCCTTCAGATATTCCTAAAAATGGCTCTCATTTTGATTTAGCTATTGCGATTTTGATTTTATTTCAAAAAGAAAATTTAGATGATTTTTTTGTTTTTGGAGAACTTGGATTAGATGGAAGTATTAAAAGTACTGCTAGCTTGTTTTCCATTTTGCTTTTTTTAAGTGCAAAAATACAAAATGCCAAAGTAGTGGTACCAAAAGCTATAGCACAAAAAGCTTCAATGATACCTAATTTAACAATTTATTCTTTAGAAAATTTGACTGAAGCTATGGATTTTTTTAAAGAAAAAAATTATGAGAATTATCATATAAATAACGCACACCCTTTATTTGAAAATGCTATAGAACTTAATAGTCAAAAATATATTAAAAATATTATTTACCCTTATGATTTTAAAGAGGTTAAGGGTCAAGAAAATGCTAAATTTGCTTGTATAATAGCAGCTTTAGGTATGCATAATATTTTGTTTGAAGGTAGTCCAGGTAGCGGTAAAAGTATGTGTGCTAAAAGACTTCCTTTTATCATGCCACCACAAAGTTTAAAAGAAATTTTAGCCCAAAATGCTTATAAGTCATTAAATTCTTTAGATGATGATTTTAGTGCTAGCAGGGTTTTTAGAAGTCCTCACCATACAAGTACAAGAGCAAGTATTTTTGGCGGAGGTGCTAAAAGTGCTAAAATAGGTGAGCTTGCCTTGGCAAATGGTGGTGTTTTATTTTTTGATGAATTTCCTCATTTTTCAAAGCAAATTATAGAAAGTTTGAGAGAGCCATTAGAGGATTTTAAAATTCTTATTTCAAGGGTTAATACCAAAGTAATTTATGAAACCAAATTTTTATTTGCCTGTGCGCAAAATCCTTGTCCTTGTGGTAATTTGTTTTCTAAAAGTCTTGCTTGTCGGTGTCAAGAAATGGAAATTAAAAAATACAAAAATAAAATTTCATCTCCTATTTTAGATAGAATTGATCTTTATGTGGCTATGGATGAGATTTCACATGAAGATAAAACAAGCTTGACTTCTAAGCAAATGAGTGAAATGGTTTTTAAAGGATTTTTATTTCAAAAACAAAGAAAACAAGAAGAATTTAATGCTAAATTAAACGATGAGCAGATGAAGCAATATTGTATTTTAGATTCTACTGCTAATGAAATTCTACAAAAGGCTATAAGCTCATATAATCTTTCCCAAAGAGGTATCAATAAAACCATAAAAGTAGCAAGAACCATTGCAGATTTAGAGCAAAGTGAGCTGATTTTAAAAACTCATATTTTAAAAGCACTAAGTTTTAGAATGAGAACTACATAG
- the def gene encoding peptide deformylase yields the protein MIRKIITYPNPRLFLESKKVENFDKNLHMLLDDMYETMMANKGVGLAAIQVDVPIRALLVDIGDEEGEQKEDKQTLLEIINPIIMPLDDDKISCNEGCLSIPGFYEDVMRYKNIQLDYQDRFGNPQSLQAHDFLAVAIQHEVDHLNGHLFIEKLSFLKRQKFDKDFKKKSKKNK from the coding sequence ATGATAAGAAAAATAATTACCTATCCTAACCCAAGATTATTTTTAGAATCAAAAAAAGTAGAAAATTTTGATAAAAACTTACACATGCTTTTAGATGATATGTATGAAACAATGATGGCTAATAAGGGCGTAGGTTTAGCTGCTATTCAAGTTGATGTGCCAATTAGAGCTTTGCTTGTAGATATTGGTGATGAAGAAGGTGAACAAAAAGAAGACAAGCAGACTCTTTTAGAAATTATCAATCCCATCATAATGCCTTTGGATGATGATAAAATTTCTTGTAATGAGGGTTGTTTAAGTATACCAGGTTTTTATGAAGATGTAATGCGTTATAAAAATATACAACTTGATTATCAAGATAGATTTGGTAACCCGCAAAGTTTGCAAGCACATGATTTTTTAGCAGTGGCTATTCAACATGAAGTTGATCATCTTAATGGACATTTATTTATAGAAAAACTTTCTTTTTTAAAGCGCCAAAAGTTTGATAAAGACTTTAAGAAAAAATCTAAAAAAAACAAATGA
- a CDS encoding GGDEF domain-containing protein — protein sequence MLDDDLFADLNLSSDPTPAKEAPKIQKISGGEFEKFAKSILTELVKDNIPPTPTNYGVYFQKMLEERPAVFKKKVSEIMEFEHNDDGVKRANIEQEIKKSFNSTSALLQYIAMIYRHLETVKDMLRRRNSELAISTGNLAVSNVIHALEADLSRFSSILDKYSDEIKENFDEVRQTYKHIEEQSDFDSKFGVYNKKYFLENLEKSIESNAKYNYHTSLIFFRVKEEILEQTYTQKEKNAFLKGVCRIFSKNVSSSDIVAHCGNNIFAMMISHTNLEKVQEICNKILESLENSNFFLADKEIEVDVEVAISAVNQNSKSEELIEKCIEALKNSGKNLEPFVIVEKEK from the coding sequence ATGTTAGATGATGATTTATTTGCTGATTTAAATTTAAGTAGTGATCCAACTCCAGCCAAAGAAGCCCCAAAAATTCAAAAAATTAGTGGAGGTGAATTTGAAAAATTTGCAAAGTCTATTTTGACTGAGCTAGTAAAAGATAATATTCCTCCAACACCAACTAATTATGGGGTTTATTTTCAAAAAATGCTTGAAGAGCGTCCGGCAGTTTTTAAGAAAAAAGTTAGTGAGATTATGGAATTTGAGCACAATGATGATGGCGTTAAGCGTGCAAATATAGAGCAAGAAATCAAGAAAAGCTTTAACTCTACTTCAGCATTATTACAATACATTGCTATGATTTATAGACACCTTGAAACGGTTAAGGATATGCTAAGAAGACGCAACTCAGAGCTTGCAATTAGCACAGGTAATTTGGCAGTTTCTAATGTAATCCATGCTCTTGAAGCAGATCTTTCAAGATTTTCAAGTATTTTAGATAAATATTCAGATGAGATTAAAGAGAATTTTGATGAAGTTAGGCAGACTTATAAGCATATAGAAGAACAAAGTGATTTTGATTCCAAATTTGGAGTTTATAATAAAAAATACTTTTTAGAAAATTTAGAAAAAAGCATCGAGAGTAATGCAAAATATAATTATCATACTTCCTTAATATTTTTTAGAGTAAAAGAAGAAATTCTAGAGCAAACTTATACTCAAAAAGAAAAAAATGCTTTCTTGAAAGGTGTGTGTAGAATTTTTAGTAAAAATGTTTCTTCAAGTGATATAGTAGCACATTGTGGAAATAATATTTTTGCTATGATGATTTCTCATACAAATTTAGAAAAAGTACAAGAAATATGTAATAAAATTTTAGAATCTTTAGAAAATTCAAATTTTTTCTTAGCAGATAAAGAAATAGAAGTAGATGTTGAAGTTGCTATAAGCGCTGTTAATCAAAATAGTAAAAGTGAAGAATTAATAGAAAAGTGTATTGAAGCTCTAAAAAATTCAGGTAAAAATTTAGAACCTTTTGTAATAGTGGAAAAAGAAAAATGA
- the clpP gene encoding ATP-dependent Clp endopeptidase proteolytic subunit ClpP — translation MSSYIPYVVEKTSRGERSYDIYSRLLKDRIIMLSGEINDDLAASIVAQLLFLEAEDPQKDIYLYINSPGGVVTSGFSIYDTMNYIKADVSTICIGQAASMGAFLLSCGTPGKRFALPNSRIMIHQPLGGARGQATDIEIQAKEILRLKVILNDILAKNTKQKLSKIEKDTDRDFFMSATEAKEYGLIDKVLEKSFK, via the coding sequence ATGAGTTCATACATACCTTATGTGGTTGAAAAAACAAGCAGAGGCGAAAGAAGTTATGATATTTATTCAAGACTTTTAAAAGATAGAATTATCATGCTAAGTGGCGAGATTAATGATGATCTTGCTGCTTCTATTGTAGCTCAACTTTTGTTTTTAGAAGCTGAAGATCCTCAAAAAGATATTTATCTTTATATTAATTCACCAGGTGGAGTTGTAACAAGCGGATTTAGTATTTATGATACAATGAATTATATTAAAGCTGATGTAAGTACTATTTGTATTGGTCAAGCTGCTTCTATGGGCGCATTTTTGCTTAGTTGTGGCACTCCAGGAAAAAGATTTGCTTTGCCAAATTCAAGAATTATGATCCACCAACCACTAGGTGGTGCAAGAGGTCAAGCAACCGATATAGAAATTCAAGCAAAAGAAATTCTAAGATTAAAAGTAATTTTAAATGATATTTTAGCTAAAAATACTAAGCAAAAACTTTCTAAAATAGAAAAAGATACAGATAGAGATTTTTTTATGAGTGCTACAGAAGCTAAAGAATATGGCTTAATCGATAAGGTTTTGGAAAAAAGTTTTAAATAA
- the tig gene encoding trigger factor: protein MEVTAKLIDFANANATVKIAQGAIKAEVEKLAKKASKTMKMDGFRTGKVPVAAILKRYEKELTRDAEQDLLRNAVDGALKEVKKEAKDLVGEPYFEKFDRKDGNIEAQMVLSFKPEVKLDGYEELIPTYNTPKVTQKEIDTKKEELLKRFATPEAIKEARALKEGDFAKFDFEGFVDGKAFDGGKAQNYVLEIGSKQFIPGFEEGMVGLKAGEEKDINVTFPKEYGAVHLAGKDAVFKVKIHEIQELKMPELNEELLKSLLPEEKEPSVEKLDAKLKEQLKNEKIFKLINDELKNQFAEALVAKFDFVLPKNIVEQETDMQFRSSLRNLNEEELKEFKDEAKYKEKRESFKEDAQKSVKLTFIIDELAKLRNVTVSDQELIQAIYFEAYRYGFNPQEHLDNYKKQGALPAIKMSLIEEKLFADIFKKNDKKKTEKESEK from the coding sequence ATGGAAGTTACAGCAAAATTAATTGATTTTGCAAATGCAAATGCTACTGTGAAAATTGCTCAAGGAGCTATTAAAGCAGAAGTTGAAAAATTAGCTAAAAAAGCGTCTAAAACTATGAAAATGGATGGTTTTAGAACAGGAAAAGTTCCTGTTGCTGCTATACTTAAAAGATACGAAAAAGAGCTTACAAGAGATGCGGAGCAAGATCTTTTAAGAAATGCTGTAGATGGTGCTTTAAAAGAAGTTAAAAAAGAAGCTAAAGATTTAGTGGGTGAGCCGTATTTTGAAAAATTTGATAGAAAAGATGGTAATATTGAAGCTCAAATGGTGTTATCTTTTAAACCAGAAGTAAAATTAGATGGATATGAAGAACTAATTCCAACTTATAATACACCAAAAGTAACTCAAAAAGAAATTGATACAAAAAAAGAAGAATTGTTAAAAAGATTTGCAACTCCTGAAGCAATTAAAGAGGCAAGAGCTTTAAAAGAAGGTGATTTTGCTAAATTTGATTTTGAAGGCTTTGTTGATGGTAAAGCTTTTGATGGTGGAAAAGCTCAAAATTATGTTTTAGAAATTGGTTCAAAGCAGTTTATACCTGGATTTGAAGAAGGTATGGTTGGCTTAAAAGCAGGTGAAGAAAAAGATATTAATGTGACTTTTCCAAAAGAGTATGGTGCAGTGCATTTAGCAGGAAAAGATGCAGTTTTTAAAGTAAAAATTCATGAAATTCAAGAACTTAAAATGCCTGAATTAAATGAAGAACTTTTAAAAAGCTTACTTCCTGAAGAAAAAGAACCAAGTGTTGAAAAATTAGATGCAAAATTAAAAGAGCAACTAAAAAATGAAAAAATCTTTAAACTTATCAATGATGAACTTAAAAATCAATTTGCAGAAGCTTTGGTAGCTAAGTTTGACTTTGTTTTACCAAAAAATATAGTAGAGCAAGAAACAGATATGCAATTTAGAAGCTCTTTGAGAAATTTAAATGAAGAAGAATTAAAAGAATTTAAAGATGAGGCTAAATACAAAGAAAAAAGAGAAAGCTTTAAAGAAGATGCGCAAAAAAGCGTAAAATTAACTTTCATTATAGACGAGCTAGCAAAACTTAGAAATGTTACAGTAAGCGATCAGGAATTAATCCAAGCGATTTATTTTGAAGCTTATAGATATGGCTTTAACCCGCAAGAACATTTAGATAATTATAAAAAGCAAGGCGCATTGCCTGCCATTAAAATGTCTTTAATCGAAGAAAAACTTTTTGCTGATATTTTCAAAAAAAATGACAAAAAGAAAACTGAAAAAGAAAGTGAAAAATAA
- the folE gene encoding GTP cyclohydrolase I FolE encodes MQKKFEQSIKNMLEIIGEDPQREGLLKTPARVFKAFEFLNSGYKQDPKQILNDALFESSNNEMVLVRDIEFYSLCEHHLLPFFGRVHVAYIPDKKVVGLSKIPRLVEVFARRLQIQEQLTEQIAEALMEYVGAKGVGVVIEARHMCVEMRGVQKANSTTSTSALRGSFLKSEKTRKEFFTLINSAKQVRF; translated from the coding sequence ATGCAAAAAAAATTTGAACAATCTATAAAAAATATGTTAGAAATTATTGGAGAAGATCCACAAAGAGAAGGCCTTTTAAAAACTCCCGCTAGAGTATTTAAAGCATTTGAATTTTTAAATAGCGGTTATAAACAAGATCCAAAACAAATACTTAATGATGCATTATTTGAAAGCTCAAATAATGAGATGGTTTTAGTAAGAGATATAGAATTTTATAGTCTTTGCGAGCATCATCTTTTGCCATTTTTTGGACGTGTGCATGTTGCATATATACCAGATAAAAAAGTCGTAGGGCTTAGTAAAATTCCTCGTCTTGTAGAAGTTTTTGCAAGACGCTTGCAAATTCAAGAGCAACTCACAGAGCAAATCGCAGAAGCTTTAATGGAATATGTAGGTGCAAAAGGTGTTGGGGTGGTTATTGAAGCAAGACATATGTGTGTTGAAATGCGTGGGGTGCAAAAAGCAAACTCTACTACTAGCACTTCGGCCTTAAGAGGTAGTTTTTTAAAAAGTGAAAAAACAAGAAAAGAATTTTTTACCTTAATTAACTCAGCAAAACAGGTTAGATTTTAA
- the fliI gene encoding flagellar protein export ATPase FliI, producing the protein MGLEKLRSKITSQNLASVFGQITKISSTSIEINGLKTSIGDIIKIVSSEDESKEAMAMVVEVDENLSYLSPFGFVEGFKIGDRAFINDAGMQIGVSDELLGRVVDPFMRPKDGKGPIEASKFMPIMRAPIDAMKRGLIEEVFPVGVKTIDALLTCGVGQKLGIFAGSGVGKSTLMGMIVKNSKAPIKVIALIGERGREIPEFIQKNLGGKLDDTVIIVATSDDSALMRKYGAFCAMSVAEYFKEQGKDVLFIMDSVTRFAMAQREIGLALGEPPTTKGYPPSVLSLLPQLMERTGKEEGKGTITAFFTVLVDGDDMSDPIADQSRSILDGHIVLSRELTDFGIYPPINIQNSASRVMGDIISDEHKLAARKFKRLNSLLKENEVLLRIGAYQKGTDKELDQAIAKKEFMQQFLSQNPEENFEFEDTINMLKMIDMQ; encoded by the coding sequence ATGGGCTTAGAAAAACTTCGTAGTAAAATTACCTCACAAAATCTTGCCAGTGTTTTTGGACAAATCACAAAAATTTCAAGCACTAGTATAGAAATAAATGGTTTAAAAACTAGCATAGGCGATATCATTAAAATAGTTTCTAGTGAAGATGAGAGCAAAGAAGCTATGGCTATGGTGGTAGAAGTGGATGAGAATTTAAGCTATTTAAGTCCCTTTGGTTTTGTTGAGGGTTTTAAAATAGGAGATCGTGCGTTCATTAATGATGCGGGGATGCAAATAGGCGTAAGCGATGAACTTTTAGGAAGAGTAGTTGATCCTTTCATGCGTCCAAAAGATGGCAAAGGGCCTATTGAAGCTAGCAAATTTATGCCCATTATGCGAGCACCTATTGATGCGATGAAACGAGGTTTAATAGAAGAAGTTTTTCCAGTAGGTGTTAAAACAATAGACGCACTTTTAACTTGTGGAGTGGGACAAAAGCTTGGAATTTTTGCAGGAAGTGGGGTTGGTAAATCAACTCTTATGGGTATGATAGTAAAAAATTCCAAAGCTCCCATTAAAGTCATAGCTTTAATCGGCGAGCGTGGTAGAGAAATTCCTGAGTTTATACAAAAAAATCTTGGTGGTAAACTTGACGATACTGTCATCATCGTTGCAACAAGCGATGATAGCGCACTGATGAGAAAGTATGGTGCATTTTGTGCTATGAGCGTGGCTGAGTACTTTAAAGAACAAGGCAAAGATGTATTGTTTATTATGGATAGTGTTACTCGTTTTGCTATGGCACAAAGAGAAATAGGCCTAGCCTTAGGTGAACCGCCTACAACTAAAGGCTATCCGCCAAGTGTTTTAAGTCTTTTACCTCAACTTATGGAGCGCACAGGAAAAGAAGAAGGTAAAGGCACTATAACAGCTTTTTTTACCGTGCTAGTTGATGGAGATGATATGAGTGATCCAATAGCTGATCAAAGCAGATCTATCCTAGATGGGCATATAGTGCTTAGTCGTGAACTCACTGACTTTGGAATTTATCCACCTATAAATATACAAAATTCAGCCTCAAGGGTTATGGGAGATATTATTAGCGATGAGCATAAGCTAGCTGCTAGAAAGTTTAAACGTTTAAATTCTTTACTTAAGGAAAATGAGGTTTTGCTTAGAATTGGTGCTTATCAAAAAGGTACCGACAAAGAACTTGACCAAGCTATTGCCAAAAAAGAATTCATGCAACAATTTTTAAGTCAAAACCCTGAAGAAAATTTTGAATTTGAAGATACTATTAATATGCTTAAGATGATTGATATGCAATAA
- a CDS encoding putative motility protein — translation MGEVTNNQASLMLNIATTMMKKTIEANENAVMQVLEGVNANPAPTTTPANSSGLLDIYA, via the coding sequence ATGGGCGAAGTTACAAACAATCAAGCAAGTTTAATGCTTAACATTGCAACTACTATGATGAAAAAAACCATAGAAGCCAATGAAAATGCAGTAATGCAGGTACTTGAAGGCGTAAATGCAAACCCTGCTCCAACTACTACTCCTGCCAATAGTTCAGGATTGCTTGACATTTACGCTTAA
- a CDS encoding NifS family cysteine desulfurase, with translation MKVYLDNNATTQLAPEAYELMKPFFKEHYGNPNSLHQWGSATHPALKEAMDKLYMGLGASDLDDIIITSCATESINWVLKGVYFDRILNSNKNEVIISSVEHPAVIASAMFLKSLGVKVIELGVDHEGVSSVKDLKEAISDKTALVSIMWANNETGMIFPIEEMAQVTHEYGALFHTDATQAVGKIKVNFAKAGVDFASFSAHKFHGPKGVGGLYIKKDIELTPLLHGGEHMGGRRSGTLNVPYIIAMAEALRIANAMLDFENSHIRRLRDKLEDLILAMPDTSVVGDRSRRVPNTILASIKGVEGEAMLWDLNKNGIAASTGSACASEALESNPIMEAIGAENDLAHTALRLSLSRFNTEDEIDYAAEQIKKATQRLRAISSTYAYKPENI, from the coding sequence TTGAAAGTATATTTAGACAACAATGCAACAACACAACTTGCACCAGAAGCTTATGAGCTTATGAAACCTTTTTTTAAAGAGCATTATGGTAATCCAAATAGCCTTCATCAGTGGGGTAGTGCAACTCATCCTGCACTCAAAGAAGCAATGGATAAACTCTATATGGGACTTGGAGCAAGTGATTTAGATGATATTATCATCACATCCTGTGCTACAGAGAGTATTAATTGGGTACTAAAAGGTGTATATTTTGATAGAATTTTAAATAGCAATAAAAATGAAGTGATTATTTCTAGTGTAGAACACCCTGCAGTAATTGCAAGTGCTATGTTTTTAAAATCCTTAGGAGTTAAAGTTATAGAACTTGGTGTTGATCATGAGGGTGTTTCTAGTGTAAAAGATTTAAAAGAAGCTATTTCAGATAAAACTGCATTAGTTAGCATTATGTGGGCAAATAACGAGACTGGTATGATTTTCCCTATAGAAGAAATGGCTCAAGTTACACATGAATATGGAGCATTATTTCACACTGATGCAACTCAAGCTGTTGGGAAAATTAAAGTTAATTTCGCAAAAGCTGGGGTTGATTTTGCTTCATTTTCTGCACATAAATTTCATGGTCCAAAAGGTGTAGGTGGACTTTATATTAAAAAAGACATAGAATTAACTCCACTTTTACATGGTGGTGAACACATGGGTGGTAGAAGAAGTGGAACTTTAAATGTGCCATATATTATAGCAATGGCAGAAGCTTTAAGAATTGCAAACGCTATGCTTGATTTTGAAAACTCACACATTAGAAGATTGAGAGATAAATTAGAAGATTTAATTTTAGCTATGCCTGATACAAGTGTAGTAGGAGATAGATCAAGGAGAGTTCCTAATACAATTTTAGCTAGCATTAAAGGAGTGGAAGGCGAGGCTATGCTTTGGGATTTAAATAAAAATGGCATAGCAGCAAGTACAGGTTCTGCTTGTGCTAGTGAAGCACTTGAGAGCAATCCTATCATGGAAGCAATTGGTGCTGAAAATGATTTAGCTCACACCGCTTTAAGGCTTTCTTTATCAAGATTTAATACAGAAGATGAAATTGATTATGCAGCAGAACAAATAAAAAAAGCAACGCAAAGACTTAGAGCAATCTCAAGTACTTATGCATATAAGCCTGAAAATATTTAA
- a CDS encoding iron-sulfur cluster assembly scaffold protein, translating into MAKNNLIGGSIWDEYSQKVQDRMNNPRHMGEFTQEDAQKANAKLIVADFGAESCGDAVRLYWLVDEKTDKIIDAKFKSFGCGTAIASSDTMVDLCIGKTVDEAVKITNLDVELAMRDNPETPAVPPQKMHCSVMAYDVIKQAAAHYKGVNPEDFEDQIIVCECARVSLGTIKEVIKLNNLHTVEEITQFTKAGAFCKSCVKPGGHEKKDYYLVDILAETRAEMERERLKNQNKTDIAFDDMTMVKQLKAVEAVLDSDVRPMLHGDGGDLEVIDIQKSENKNIDVYIRYLGACSGCSSGSGATLYAIENILQEELSPNIRVIPV; encoded by the coding sequence ATGGCAAAAAATAATTTAATTGGTGGATCAATTTGGGATGAATATTCTCAAAAAGTACAAGATAGAATGAACAACCCGCGACATATGGGTGAATTTACACAAGAAGATGCGCAAAAAGCAAATGCAAAACTTATAGTAGCAGACTTTGGAGCTGAAAGTTGTGGCGATGCAGTAAGACTTTACTGGTTAGTAGATGAAAAAACCGATAAGATTATTGACGCGAAATTTAAAAGTTTTGGCTGTGGGACAGCAATAGCAAGTAGCGATACTATGGTTGATCTTTGTATAGGTAAGACCGTAGATGAGGCTGTAAAAATTACAAATTTAGATGTTGAGCTTGCTATGAGAGACAACCCTGAAACTCCAGCTGTGCCACCTCAAAAAATGCACTGTTCAGTCATGGCTTATGATGTTATTAAACAGGCTGCAGCGCATTATAAAGGGGTTAATCCTGAAGACTTTGAAGATCAAATCATAGTTTGTGAATGTGCTAGAGTAAGTCTTGGAACCATCAAAGAAGTGATTAAGCTAAATAATTTACATACAGTAGAAGAAATCACACAATTTACCAAAGCAGGTGCATTTTGTAAATCCTGTGTCAAACCAGGTGGACATGAGAAAAAAGATTACTATCTTGTAGATATTTTGGCTGAAACTAGGGCTGAAATGGAAAGAGAAAGATTAAAAAATCAAAACAAAACCGACATTGCTTTTGATGATATGACTATGGTTAAGCAATTAAAAGCAGTAGAAGCGGTTTTAGATAGTGATGTACGTCCAATGCTACATGGAGATGGTGGAGATTTAGAAGTAATTGATATACAAAAAAGTGAAAATAAAAATATAGATGTTTATATACGTTATCTTGGAGCTTGTAGTGGTTGCTCAAGCGGAAGTGGTGCAACCTTATATGCTATAGAAAATATTCTACAAGAAGAACTTAGTCCAAATATACGCGTTATACCTGTTTAA